From a region of the Zingiber officinale cultivar Zhangliang chromosome 4B, Zo_v1.1, whole genome shotgun sequence genome:
- the LOC121978169 gene encoding pectinesterase-like yields the protein MANFLLAFLLLLLLLRLEHCYGEPMVSYCSRTPYPDVCSSMVNRSDSVFEQSSSLTWNEFRDLLHRATLERAVLAHQRAGERNPNQFDEPRRRAWTDCVELLADTVGLVNRSLVRPGHDAQTWLSAAMTNHRTCRDGFLELGLTAPVIDDGELTESISNLLAVNNAMLIAAGGQHKRRRRLGLLFPEWVAAADQKLLAASDVKSNLVVAKDGSGDYKSIVEAVAAAAKARGGSTARFVIHVKAGVYEEYVEIPNSMENLMMTGDGIDATVVTGNRSVKDGYRTFRSATFDVSGNGFIARDMTFENTAGPEKGQAVALLSKSDHSVFYKCSFKGYQDTLYVHSQRQFYRNCDVYGTIDFIFGNAAVVFQNCNLYVRRPMNGQANVVTAQSRSSSNEATGISIHNSVVAAASDLAPVQGSFKTYLGRPWREYSRTVVMKTKLEDLIDPAGWLEWNGSSPPSTLYYGEFMNTGTGADTSRRVNWSGYHVINNSSEAEKFTVGSFLSGDSWIPSTDVPYTSGL from the exons ATGGCGAATTTTTTGTTAGCtttcctcctcctcctgctgctgctacGGCTAGAACACTGCTACGGCGAGCCGATGGTGTCATATTGTTCCCGCACCCCCTACCCTGACGTGTGCAGCTCCATGGTCAATCGGTCCGACTCGGTCTTTGAGCAGTCGTCGTCGCTGACTTGGAATGAATTCCGTGATCTCCTCCACCGGGCCACCCTCGAGAGGGCCGTCCTCGCCCACCAGCGGGCCGGGGAGAGGAACCCGAACCAGTTCGACGAGCCGAGGAGACGGGCCTGGACTGACTGCGTCGAGCTGCTGGCTGATACGGTCGGCCTCGTGAACCGGTCGCTGGTTCGCCCGGGTCATGACGCACAGACGTGGCTCAGCGCCGCCATGACGAACCACCGCACGTGCCGCGATGGCTTCCTCGAGCTCGGTTTGACGGCGCCGGTGATAGACGACGGCGAGCTAACAGAGTCGATCAGTAACTTGCTCGCCGTTAACAACGCGATGCTGATTGCCGCCGGCGGGCAGCATAAACGGCGCCGCCGTTTGGGGTTATTGTTCCCGGAGTGGGTGGCGGCGGCCGACCAGAAGCTACTGGCGGCGTCGGACGTGAAATCGAATCTCGTGGTCGCGAAGGATGGCTCCGGCGACTACAAATCCATTGTCGAAGCCGTGGCGGCTGCGGCCAAGGCGAGGGGAGGAAGCACGGCGAGGTTCGTCATTCACGTGAAGGCCGGCGTCTACGAAGAGTACGTGGAGATTCCTAACTCGATGGAGAATTTAATGATGACCGGCGACGGGATAGATGCTACTGTGGTGACGGGGAACAGGAGCGTTAAAGACGGCTACCGCACCTTCCGATCGGCCACCTTCG ACGTATCAGGCAACGGATTCATCGCCCGCGACATGACGTTCGAAAACACGGCCGGGCCAGAAAAGGGGCAGGCGGTGGCGCTCCTATCCAAGTCCGACCACTCCGTCTTCTACAAATGCAGCTTCAAGGGTTACCAGGACACCCTGTACGTCCACTCCCAAAGACAGTTCTACCGAAACTGCGACGTCTACGGAACCATCGACTTCATCTTCGGCAACGCCGCTGTTGTCTTCCAGAACTGCAACCTCTACGTGAGGCGGCCTATGAACGGCCAAGCGAACGTTGTGACGGCTCAGAGCAGGAGCAGCTCGAACGAGGCCACCGGCATATCGATCCACAACTCCGTCGTGGCTGCAGCATCCGACCTCGCGCCGGTGCAGGGGTCGTTCAAGACGTACCTCGGCCGACCGTGGAGGGAGTATTCGAGGACGGTGGTGATGAAGACGAAGCTGGAGGACTTGATTGACCCGGCGGGGTGGTTGGAGTGGAACGGCAGCTCCCCGCCGAGCACGTTGTACTACGGGGAGTTCATGAACACTGGCACCGGCGCCGACACGAGTAGGAGGGTGAATTGGAGTGGTTATCACGTGATCAATAACTCGTCTGAAGCTGAAAAATTCACCGTCGGAAGCTTCTTGTCCGGCGACTCGTGGATACCATCCACCGACGTTCCTTACACGTCAGGCCTATAA